A portion of the bacterium genome contains these proteins:
- a CDS encoding PIN domain-containing protein, which translates to MKNYIFIDTNILLNMYSVDVNLDHYDIILSLVEIGYIEVFINQQIFEEFIRNQNILKENLINCYRIDASKVKLILGEKPKELAEINRKIGDALSEKISRIDNIFSKLSYGRTKLTTTSIEKAKTRHILGNPPGKSNHTIGDEVNWESFLEFIEARECKGCFYILTNDNDYIKNQEFLRRECYALPNLDILSFKIAFNKSAKDFIDELLKSSQKELKEIAIRNLATSGSFYETDRLFFLLSRIDSISYSDMENIAKYTISNSQVWGAVINWPRLETLNFLINNKPESDLSENLKTIYERIENNLQK; encoded by the coding sequence ATGAAGAACTATATCTTTATAGACACCAATATACTATTAAATATGTATTCAGTGGACGTAAACCTGGATCATTACGATATAATCCTAAGCTTAGTAGAGATAGGTTATATAGAAGTATTTATAAACCAGCAGATATTCGAAGAGTTTATACGAAATCAAAATATACTAAAAGAAAATTTAATCAACTGCTATCGTATAGATGCAAGTAAGGTTAAGTTAATCCTAGGGGAAAAACCGAAAGAACTAGCTGAAATAAATAGAAAAATAGGTGATGCCTTATCGGAAAAAATATCAAGAATAGATAATATATTCAGTAAACTATCCTATGGGCGGACCAAATTAACCACTACATCTATAGAGAAGGCTAAAACAAGACACATACTAGGAAATCCTCCAGGTAAAAGTAATCACACTATTGGAGATGAGGTGAACTGGGAGTCTTTTTTGGAGTTTATAGAAGCGAGAGAATGCAAGGGCTGCTTCTATATATTAACCAATGACAACGATTATATAAAAAATCAAGAATTCCTTAGGAGAGAATGCTACGCACTACCAAACCTAGATATATTAAGCTTCAAAATCGCATTCAATAAAAGTGCCAAGGATTTTATAGATGAACTCTTAAAGAGCAGTCAAAAAGAGCTTAAAGAAATAGCAATTAGAAATTTGGCAACCAGTGGGTCATTTTACGAAACAGACAGACTTTTCTTTTTGCTAAGTAGAATAGACTCTATATCCTATAGCGACATGGAGAATATAGCTAAATACACTATAAGTAATAGTCAGGTATGGGGGGCTGTAATTAATTGGCCGAGGCTAGAAACCTTAAATTTCCTCATAAACAATAAACCGGAAAGCGATCTATCAGAAAATCTAAAAACCATATATGAACGTATAGAGAATAATCTTCAAAAATGA
- the mnmA gene encoding tRNA 2-thiouridine(34) synthase MnmA, protein MSSKKDLTVYVGMSGGVDSSLTAALLKEEGYNVVGVYMKNWTQDLPGMKCPWAEDLADAKRVAVQLGIDFKVFDFEKDYREKVVQYMIDEYRAGRTPNPDIMCNQEVKFKLFLEAALEDGADFIATGHYAGVRNGELIRAKDENKDQTYFLYRVSGEAMRRTMLPLGKFTKPEVRKMAEERGLFTATKKDSQGICFVGKIGIRDFLKQFIPEQKPGKIINRETGEVLGWHDGAIFYTLGQRHGLNIGGGLPFYVCGKNMDTNEVFVSTDINAQELWTDQISVSALHWINDPAKDGEEIEIRIRHRAPLVKAKISFEDTPQGASTHKILRSAGSAKLTLSEEQRAVTAGQSVVFYRGNVCLGGGIVV, encoded by the coding sequence ATGAGTTCGAAAAAAGATTTGACAGTTTATGTTGGAATGAGCGGCGGGGTGGATTCTTCGCTCACGGCGGCACTTCTCAAAGAGGAGGGCTATAATGTTGTTGGCGTTTATATGAAAAACTGGACGCAGGATTTACCAGGGATGAAATGCCCTTGGGCAGAAGACCTCGCAGACGCCAAGCGCGTGGCGGTTCAATTGGGAATTGATTTTAAGGTTTTTGACTTCGAAAAAGACTATCGCGAAAAAGTCGTCCAATATATGATCGACGAATACCGCGCCGGCCGCACGCCCAACCCTGATATTATGTGTAACCAAGAGGTCAAATTCAAACTTTTCCTCGAAGCAGCACTTGAAGACGGAGCGGATTTTATTGCGACTGGGCATTACGCCGGCGTTCGAAATGGTGAATTGATCCGCGCCAAGGATGAAAACAAAGACCAAACTTACTTCCTTTACCGAGTTTCGGGCGAGGCAATGCGGCGGACAATGTTGCCGCTGGGCAAATTCACCAAGCCCGAGGTGCGCAAAATGGCGGAAGAGCGAGGGCTTTTCACCGCGACCAAAAAGGATTCACAAGGGATTTGCTTTGTTGGCAAAATCGGCATTCGCGACTTCTTGAAGCAATTTATCCCAGAGCAAAAACCAGGCAAAATCATCAACCGCGAGACCGGTGAGGTTCTCGGATGGCACGACGGCGCGATTTTTTATACGCTTGGGCAAAGGCACGGGCTTAATATTGGCGGCGGTCTGCCGTTTTATGTCTGTGGCAAAAATATGGACACCAACGAGGTTTTTGTCAGCACTGACATTAACGCACAGGAGTTATGGACTGATCAAATTAGCGTTTCGGCGCTACATTGGATTAACGACCCGGCCAAAGATGGCGAAGAGATCGAGATCCGCATCCGTCACCGCGCGCCTCTTGTAAAAGCCAAGATTTCTTTTGAAGATACTCCCCAAGGTGCTTCTACGCACAAAATCCTGCGCTCGGCGGGCTCAGCAAAACTTACTTTGAGCGAAGAACAGCGCGCCGTTACCGCAGGCCAAAGCGTAGTGTTTTATCGAGGCAATGTATGCTTGGGTGGGGGAATCGTCGTTTAA
- a CDS encoding YdcF family protein, with protein sequence MRNFLMILGILALIFVMAIAGITIFIRQPSDFAEFCGVENPCDAVVAISGGNTEVRANYAGQIVSQGVAKNLLFSGANADPNVISDALTMRSAAKKMGISDQKITLEENARNTEENARFSAQIIKEKGWKSIILVTSPYHQRRAFLEFKRALEGLDIEIHNAPAKIDPDWRGRTWFLSPRGWYLTMSEFVGIIRFYLR encoded by the coding sequence ATGAGAAATTTTTTAATGATTTTAGGAATTTTGGCGCTGATTTTCGTGATGGCGATTGCCGGAATTACAATTTTTATTCGCCAGCCGAGCGATTTTGCTGAATTTTGCGGCGTCGAGAATCCGTGCGACGCGGTTGTGGCGATTTCTGGCGGAAATACAGAGGTGCGCGCCAATTATGCCGGACAAATTGTATCCCAAGGCGTAGCAAAAAACTTGTTATTTTCTGGCGCCAACGCCGACCCCAATGTCATTAGCGATGCGCTAACAATGAGAAGCGCCGCCAAGAAAATGGGGATTTCTGACCAAAAAATCACGCTCGAAGAAAACGCCCGCAACACCGAAGAAAACGCCAGATTTTCTGCGCAAATCATCAAAGAAAAGGGCTGGAAAAGCATCATTTTGGTCACAAGCCCGTATCATCAACGCCGAGCGTTTTTAGAATTCAAGCGTGCTTTGGAAGGGCTTGACATCGAAATTCACAACGCACCAGCCAAAATCGACCCAGATTGGCGAGGGCGAACTTGGTTTTTGAGCCCACGCGGTTGGTATTTGACAATGTCAGAATTTGTTGGTATAATTAGATTTTATTTGAGGTAA
- a CDS encoding cysteine desulfurase family protein, translated as MKSDFIYLDHAATTPVSDKVLAAMMPYMSEKFFNPSAPYLPALQVRRDYEDAKSQIARTIGGKSDELIITAGATESVNLAFSCSSKEDEILVAEFEHHAVLRASENSGISKKIKILKNGVVDLDDLRSKISSKTKIVSVMLANNETGVIQPIAKIAEIVRAERNRRLQSGETRPIWLHTDASQGVGQLDISVSRLGVDMLTLNAGKIYGPKQIGALWANREVSLEAQIVGGGQERGLRSGTENVAGTIGFAMAMILAEKSRKSEVERLRNLKAIFENSFRQNFRENEDFFFLGNPKKQLASHISVSFPGIDAERIVFSAEMNGVLIATGSACAANKGTRSHTLTAMGLTPEEADGSLRITLGKLSTEENSRRAAEILCKIIKDEFIRTGKK; from the coding sequence ATGAAATCAGACTTTATTTATCTTGACCACGCCGCTACAACACCCGTGAGCGACAAGGTTCTTGCGGCGATGATGCCGTATATGAGCGAAAAATTCTTCAACCCAAGTGCGCCATATCTGCCCGCGCTACAAGTTAGACGCGACTACGAGGACGCTAAGAGCCAAATCGCGCGCACAATCGGCGGTAAATCGGACGAACTTATAATTACAGCTGGCGCAACAGAGAGCGTCAATCTGGCATTTTCTTGCTCGTCAAAGGAAGATGAAATTTTGGTGGCGGAGTTTGAGCATCACGCTGTGCTTCGAGCGAGTGAAAATTCTGGAATTTCGAAAAAAATCAAGATTTTGAAGAATGGCGTCGTAGATCTTGACGACCTTCGAAGTAAAATTTCAAGCAAAACAAAAATTGTCAGCGTAATGCTCGCCAACAACGAGACGGGCGTTATTCAACCGATCGCAAAAATCGCTGAGATTGTCCGAGCGGAGCGCAATCGTCGGCTTCAATCTGGTGAAACTCGCCCAATTTGGCTCCACACCGACGCGAGTCAGGGCGTTGGACAACTCGACATCAGCGTTTCGCGCTTGGGCGTGGATATGCTAACCTTAAACGCGGGCAAAATCTACGGCCCCAAGCAAATTGGCGCACTCTGGGCAAACAGAGAAGTCTCATTAGAAGCACAAATCGTAGGCGGCGGACAAGAGCGAGGACTACGCTCCGGCACAGAAAATGTCGCCGGCACAATTGGCTTTGCGATGGCGATGATTTTGGCAGAAAAATCCCGAAAATCAGAAGTAGAAAGACTTCGAAATTTAAAGGCGATTTTCGAAAATTCCTTCCGCCAAAACTTCCGCGAGAATGAAGATTTCTTCTTTTTAGGCAACCCCAAGAAGCAACTCGCCAGCCATATTTCGGTCAGTTTTCCAGGTATTGACGCTGAGCGGATTGTATTTTCGGCAGAAATGAACGGCGTCTTGATTGCCACCGGCTCGGCTTGTGCCGCCAACAAAGGCACGCGATCACACACTTTGACGGCGATGGGACTCACGCCAGAAGAGGCGGACGGCAGTTTGCGTATCACTCTCGGCAAACTTTCGACAGAAGAAAATTCAAGGCGCGCGGCAGAAATTTTGTGCAAAATCATCAAGGATGAATTTATTCGAACAGGTAAAAAATAA
- a CDS encoding TatD family hydrolase has product MIIDSHCHIHDQDFPFSKEEVFENMREMGVCAALCIGVNVENSARAVEFCKENSNEEIQLFAAVGIHPHEAESVDIERDMPILRNLTKNQNVVAVGEIGLDYFYENSPREAQEKVLWEQLKIAFEADLPVSFHVRNAFDDFWQILDNFEEEYGQIRGVLHSFTDSEENLSRALERGFYIGVNGISTFVKEKELLKMFEKAPLDRILLETDAPYLAPQGKRGKKNQPAWTALVAQDLATKRAVNQEEIAKITTQNTLKLFSIDKNALL; this is encoded by the coding sequence ATGATAATCGATAGCCATTGCCACATCCACGATCAAGATTTTCCTTTTTCGAAAGAAGAAGTTTTTGAAAATATGCGCGAGATGGGCGTCTGCGCGGCTCTGTGTATTGGTGTTAATGTCGAGAATTCTGCGCGAGCGGTGGAATTTTGTAAAGAAAATTCGAACGAAGAAATCCAACTCTTCGCCGCCGTAGGAATTCATCCGCACGAGGCAGAAAGCGTTGATATTGAGCGAGATATGCCGATTTTACGCAACTTGACAAAAAACCAAAATGTTGTAGCCGTTGGCGAAATTGGCCTCGATTATTTTTATGAAAATTCTCCACGCGAAGCACAAGAAAAAGTTCTTTGGGAGCAACTCAAAATCGCTTTTGAGGCAGATTTGCCGGTAAGTTTTCATGTTCGAAATGCGTTTGACGACTTTTGGCAAATATTGGATAATTTTGAAGAAGAATACGGCCAAATTCGTGGTGTTTTACATAGTTTTACAGATTCAGAAGAGAATCTCTCACGCGCATTGGAGCGAGGATTTTATATTGGCGTAAACGGAATTTCAACTTTTGTCAAGGAAAAAGAACTGCTTAAAATGTTCGAAAAAGCCCCTCTCGACCGAATCCTTCTCGAAACCGACGCACCATATCTCGCGCCGCAAGGCAAGCGGGGTAAGAAAAATCAACCAGCCTGGACGGCGCTTGTGGCGCAAGATTTAGCCACAAAACGAGCGGTAAATCAAGAGGAAATCGCCAAAATCACCACGCAAAACACTCTAAAATTATTTAGTATTGACAAAAACGCACTCTTATGA
- the metG gene encoding methionine--tRNA ligase — protein MKNKLYITTAIPYANGAPHIGNALDYLLADIWARHQRSKGLEVRFQVGTDEHGNKIAEKALQQNLTPQAYVDGTVENFRALMDKMKTTYTDFVRTTDSHHIGASQYIWTQLGNFIYKNSYEGWYCKGCESFYTEKEVAEQGGVCRDHQIPFERLSEENYYLRISEFAPKIIEAIESDKMKIVPEYRKKEFLNFLRGGLEDVSISRPKKNLTWGVPVPSDPDQVMYVWIDALANYLSVIGYPDRLEWQEFWPANVQVIGKDILRFHAGIWPAMLLGLGLPLPKTLLVHGHISSGGVKMSKSIGNVVSPNEIIDNYGLDAFRYYFSRHIPTLDDGDFTWEKFEKSYNNELGNDLGNLVSRVANMIKRYQSGVIGEIKGDEFDLHNYEKHMKDLEFNKAMDEVWTLVRAHNQYIENVKPWEIAKLARDSKDEENHLAEVLAHSAGGILQIGRMLAPFMPDTAEKIETMFASGVIRDEEIGILFPKIYIKTEDPRVKK, from the coding sequence ATGAAGAACAAACTTTACATCACAACTGCAATTCCTTACGCAAACGGTGCGCCACACATCGGCAACGCACTCGACTATTTGCTCGCCGATATTTGGGCTCGACACCAGAGGTCGAAGGGTCTCGAAGTCCGCTTCCAAGTCGGCACTGACGAGCATGGCAACAAAATCGCCGAGAAGGCGCTTCAACAAAATCTAACACCACAAGCATATGTTGATGGCACGGTTGAAAATTTCCGCGCGTTAATGGACAAGATGAAGACCACTTATACCGACTTTGTCCGCACAACTGACAGCCATCATATTGGCGCGTCGCAGTATATTTGGACGCAATTGGGCAATTTTATCTATAAAAATTCTTACGAAGGTTGGTATTGTAAGGGCTGTGAATCTTTTTATACAGAAAAAGAAGTTGCCGAGCAGGGCGGAGTTTGTCGCGATCACCAAATTCCTTTTGAAAGATTGAGCGAAGAAAATTATTATCTCAGGATCTCAGAATTTGCGCCCAAAATTATCGAAGCAATAGAATCAGACAAGATGAAAATCGTTCCAGAATATCGCAAGAAAGAATTCTTAAATTTCTTGCGCGGCGGATTGGAAGATGTCTCAATTTCTCGCCCAAAGAAAAACTTAACTTGGGGCGTGCCAGTCCCAAGCGATCCAGATCAGGTGATGTATGTTTGGATCGATGCGCTCGCCAACTATCTCAGCGTAATTGGCTATCCAGATAGACTCGAATGGCAAGAATTTTGGCCGGCCAATGTTCAAGTTATCGGAAAAGACATCTTGCGCTTCCACGCCGGAATCTGGCCTGCAATGCTTTTGGGGCTTGGCTTACCTCTGCCTAAAACTTTACTCGTCCATGGACATATTTCCAGCGGTGGCGTCAAGATGAGCAAATCTATCGGCAATGTCGTCAGCCCTAACGAAATCATCGACAACTACGGTCTCGACGCCTTTCGATATTATTTCTCGCGCCACATTCCAACGCTCGACGATGGCGATTTTACTTGGGAAAAATTCGAAAAAAGTTACAACAACGAACTCGGCAATGATCTTGGCAACCTCGTTTCGCGCGTGGCCAATATGATCAAACGCTATCAATCTGGCGTGATCGGAGAGATCAAAGGCGATGAATTCGACCTTCACAATTACGAGAAACATATGAAAGATCTCGAATTCAACAAGGCTATGGATGAAGTCTGGACACTTGTTCGCGCTCACAATCAATACATTGAAAACGTCAAACCGTGGGAGATTGCTAAACTCGCGCGTGATAGCAAGGATGAAGAAAATCACCTCGCGGAAGTTCTCGCGCACTCGGCAGGCGGAATTCTTCAAATCGGGCGAATGCTCGCGCCATTTATGCCCGACACAGCCGAGAAAATCGAGACAATGTTTGCTTCTGGCGTGATCCGCGATGAGGAGATCGGTATTCTTTTCCCTAAAATTTATATTAAAACCGAGGACCCACGAGTTAAAAAATAA
- the rsmA gene encoding 16S rRNA (adenine(1518)-N(6)/adenine(1519)-N(6))-dimethyltransferase RsmA, which yields MSLNFKQKSGAARRIAMKNADFYRAQKLRNKKNSRQNSYKNSPRKQSEDNLQNNKSLGQHWLRDREILDAIVFEAEITDGDFVLEIGPGLGTLTSSILRAVATSGQVLAIEFDPKLAQNLPKSFPGKNLEVLNADFLDFDLDKLPSGYKVAANVPYYITSKIVEKLLTAHNKPSVAALLVQKEVAERMAAQSGNLSVLGVATQIYAETELGSLVPREFFTPPPKVDSQVIILKIRQQNLLERFNRETPSQISEEEFFRVVKAGFSSKRKKIAKSLSANFAIPREKVEEILERAEISPDLRAQDLSIQDWLTLAKIWQEK from the coding sequence ATGAGTCTCAATTTCAAACAAAAATCTGGCGCCGCCCGCAGAATCGCAATGAAGAATGCTGATTTTTATCGCGCCCAAAAACTTCGAAATAAGAAAAACTCTCGCCAAAATTCTTACAAAAACTCACCACGCAAACAATCCGAAGACAACCTCCAAAACAACAAATCGCTCGGCCAGCACTGGCTCCGCGACCGCGAGATTTTGGACGCTATCGTTTTTGAAGCGGAAATCACGGATGGCGACTTTGTTCTCGAGATTGGTCCTGGTCTCGGCACCCTGACATCTTCTATATTGCGAGCAGTCGCAACAAGCGGACAGGTTTTAGCGATAGAATTCGACCCTAAACTCGCCCAAAATCTCCCCAAATCTTTCCCCGGCAAAAATCTCGAGGTTCTCAACGCCGATTTCTTGGACTTTGATCTCGACAAATTACCTTCAGGCTATAAAGTCGCCGCCAATGTGCCATATTATATCACTTCCAAAATTGTCGAAAAATTGCTCACCGCGCACAATAAACCAAGCGTGGCCGCGCTTCTTGTCCAAAAAGAAGTGGCTGAGAGAATGGCCGCCCAATCTGGAAATTTGAGCGTTTTAGGCGTCGCAACCCAGATTTATGCGGAGACAGAACTCGGAAGCCTTGTTCCGCGAGAGTTCTTCACGCCGCCGCCAAAAGTTGATTCGCAAGTGATAATTCTCAAAATTCGCCAACAAAATCTTCTCGAAAGATTCAATCGAGAGACTCCAAGCCAAATTTCTGAAGAAGAATTCTTCCGCGTAGTCAAGGCGGGATTTTCCTCCAAGCGTAAAAAAATCGCCAAAAGCCTCTCGGCCAACTTCGCAATCCCAAGAGAAAAGGTTGAAGAAATTCTCGAAAGAGCAGAAATCTCACCAGATTTACGCGCGCAAGATTTGTCAATTCAAGATTGGCTCACGCTCGCCAAAATTTGGCAAGAAAAATAA
- a CDS encoding G5 domain-containing protein, producing the protein MLNFQTKYPFKNHKKSLAIGIFAGFLVILGGILIINSLQPARAKDGDDKIITVFEGETRKSFISKAKTVGEALKLEGIEIAPEDNVEPELNEKLTGADYNINIFRAKPYLIQDGEKKIRVLTANKVPSKIAATAGVQILENDLVQFSHSKTLLEDGTTGILQVIRAKEIRVKIFGQEKTFRTQSARIADFLKEKKIKQDRDLWVSKDLKSQITNGDYFEIARNGVQTISQDEIVAFPIEKIQDGEKPVGYKEIKEAGENGSKTVVYEIDFQNGKEVSHKKISEVETKKAKKQVEVVGVKGSTPIPTAEQSGLLSAAGIPASEHGNATYLVNKESRWNPSATNRSSGAYGLPQALPGSKMASAGADWQTNPVTQLRWMNGYVLGRYGSWANAVAHSRAKGWY; encoded by the coding sequence ATGTTGAATTTTCAGACTAAATATCCGTTCAAAAATCACAAAAAATCTCTAGCGATTGGCATTTTTGCTGGATTTTTAGTAATTCTGGGTGGAATTTTGATTATAAACTCTCTCCAGCCAGCGCGCGCCAAAGATGGCGATGATAAAATAATCACCGTTTTTGAGGGCGAAACTAGAAAATCTTTCATCTCAAAGGCTAAAACAGTTGGTGAAGCGCTAAAACTGGAAGGTATCGAGATCGCGCCAGAGGATAATGTTGAGCCAGAATTGAACGAAAAACTCACCGGGGCTGATTATAATATCAATATTTTCCGCGCTAAGCCGTATCTAATTCAGGATGGCGAGAAAAAAATCCGTGTCTTGACTGCCAATAAAGTGCCGAGTAAAATTGCTGCGACGGCTGGCGTTCAAATTTTAGAAAACGACTTGGTTCAATTTTCTCACTCAAAGACTCTTCTCGAAGACGGCACGACCGGCATCCTTCAGGTTATTCGGGCGAAGGAAATTCGCGTAAAAATCTTTGGTCAAGAAAAAACTTTCCGAACGCAAAGCGCGCGTATAGCAGACTTTTTGAAAGAGAAAAAAATCAAGCAAGACAGAGATTTGTGGGTTTCCAAGGACTTGAAGTCGCAGATCACAAACGGAGATTATTTTGAAATCGCTCGCAACGGCGTCCAGACTATTTCACAAGACGAGATAGTGGCATTTCCGATCGAAAAAATCCAAGATGGCGAAAAACCAGTGGGATACAAAGAAATCAAAGAAGCGGGCGAAAACGGCTCCAAAACTGTTGTTTATGAGATAGATTTCCAAAATGGGAAAGAAGTTTCGCACAAAAAAATCTCGGAAGTTGAAACTAAAAAGGCTAAAAAACAGGTTGAGGTTGTTGGTGTAAAAGGTTCAACTCCTATCCCAACTGCGGAACAATCCGGACTTTTGAGCGCCGCCGGCATACCTGCATCCGAACACGGCAATGCAACCTATCTCGTCAATAAAGAATCTCGCTGGAACCCAAGCGCCACCAACCGCTCAAGCGGAGCATACGGATTACCTCAAGCCCTCCCAGGATCAAAGATGGCATCAGCAGGGGCAGACTGGCAAACCAACCCCGTAACACAATTGCGCTGGATGAACGGCTACGTTTTGGGTAGATACGGAAGTTGGGCTAACGCCGTAGCACACAGTCGAGCGAAGGGCTGGTATTAA
- a CDS encoding UvrD-helicase domain-containing protein: protein MDLLKGLNIKQKQAVETLDGAMLILAGAGSGKTKTLTHRIANIIAHGTPSERILAVTFTNKAAREMRERLAELLGADASDRFFMPWMGTFHGICVRILRLKGEHIGIAPNFVIYDETDRQNLIKRICSDLNFDSKTLKPSSVSSVISNAKNELQTAEDFADSAHWGFEQKCAEVFLRYEKERRKANALDFDDLLSETVRLLKTAPEVRDFFREKFEHILIDEYQDTNSAQYQIVKMLVNDQENICVVGDDWQSIYSWRGADFTNILNFEKDFPRAKIIKLEQNYRSTENILNAAHAVISKNEVRSDKKLFTKIGKGEEVRLWQTHDEQEEASRITSKIFSEKSVGLRKYQDFAILYRTNAQSRSLEEALRHAGIEYKIFGGMRFYDRKVIKDLLAYLRVIYNPLDQVAFERIANVPARGLGKVSLEKFLNWQSENGLDLISSLLAVDGLSTMQTRARNSLKNLGEILRLGQILNQDGTSPAEILEKIIDKTNYKYFEKLSEVEQKDKEENIGELISDAKIYADLAGFLENAALMSSADSESDDQVSLMTIHAAKGLEFPVVFLAGMEEGVFPHSRVFDSDKSELEEERRLCYVGMTRAREELILTCAGSRAVFGQRNYSSPSRFITEAGLEIASKYDEIYGASSNKFSDDFDQGSSQFDGFDEEISYEEFNDFYDEGQYLQIGDRVKSPVFGAGTVRGIDGSAVEIEFSGGKIRKLNAEFARLEKISD, encoded by the coding sequence ATGGATTTATTAAAAGGTCTTAATATTAAACAAAAGCAAGCCGTAGAAACACTTGACGGCGCGATGTTGATTCTAGCGGGGGCGGGGAGCGGCAAAACCAAAACGCTCACTCATCGCATCGCTAATATTATTGCGCACGGCACGCCAAGTGAGCGGATTTTGGCGGTAACTTTCACCAATAAAGCGGCCCGAGAGATGCGAGAGCGATTGGCGGAACTTCTTGGTGCTGATGCTAGCGACAGATTTTTTATGCCGTGGATGGGGACATTTCACGGAATTTGCGTGCGGATTTTGCGGCTCAAAGGTGAACATATTGGTATTGCGCCCAACTTTGTGATTTATGATGAAACCGACCGACAAAACCTCATCAAGCGGATTTGCTCCGACCTGAATTTTGACAGTAAAACATTGAAGCCATCCAGTGTCTCGAGCGTGATTTCTAATGCTAAGAATGAACTTCAAACGGCGGAAGATTTTGCCGATAGCGCCCATTGGGGATTCGAGCAGAAGTGTGCAGAAGTCTTCCTTAGATATGAAAAGGAGCGCAGGAAAGCCAACGCCCTCGACTTTGACGATCTTCTTAGTGAGACCGTCCGCCTCTTAAAAACTGCGCCAGAAGTGCGAGACTTCTTCCGGGAAAAATTCGAGCATATTTTGATCGACGAGTATCAGGACACCAACTCAGCGCAATATCAGATTGTAAAAATGCTAGTCAATGATCAAGAAAATATCTGCGTTGTGGGCGACGACTGGCAGAGCATCTACTCTTGGCGTGGGGCGGATTTTACCAACATTTTGAATTTCGAAAAAGACTTTCCGCGCGCCAAAATCATAAAATTGGAGCAAAATTATCGCTCGACAGAAAATATTTTGAACGCAGCCCATGCGGTGATTTCAAAAAATGAAGTCAGAAGTGATAAAAAACTCTTTACCAAAATCGGCAAGGGCGAAGAAGTCCGCCTCTGGCAAACGCATGACGAGCAAGAAGAAGCCAGTCGGATTACCTCGAAAATCTTCAGCGAGAAAAGTGTTGGACTTCGAAAATATCAAGATTTTGCCATTCTTTACCGCACCAACGCACAATCTCGCTCGCTCGAAGAAGCCCTGCGTCACGCTGGGATCGAGTATAAAATCTTTGGCGGAATGCGATTTTATGACCGTAAGGTGATCAAAGATTTGTTGGCGTATTTGCGTGTGATCTACAATCCTCTGGACCAAGTGGCTTTTGAGCGAATTGCCAATGTACCAGCGCGCGGTTTGGGTAAAGTTTCTTTGGAAAAATTCTTGAATTGGCAAAGCGAAAACGGCTTGGATTTGATTTCTAGCCTTTTGGCGGTGGATGGACTCTCAACGATGCAGACGCGCGCGAGAAATTCTCTTAAGAATCTGGGAGAAATCTTGCGGTTGGGGCAAATTTTGAACCAAGACGGCACCAGTCCAGCGGAAATTTTAGAAAAAATTATCGACAAAACCAATTATAAATACTTCGAAAAGTTGAGCGAAGTCGAACAAAAAGATAAAGAAGAAAACATCGGCGAGTTGATTTCTGACGCCAAAATTTATGCAGATCTCGCTGGATTTTTAGAAAACGCCGCCCTGATGTCGAGCGCAGACAGCGAGAGCGATGACCAAGTTTCTCTGATGACCATTCACGCTGCCAAAGGTTTGGAATTTCCTGTGGTGTTTTTGGCAGGAATGGAAGAGGGGGTTTTTCCGCACAGCCGAGTTTTTGACAGCGATAAGTCCGAGTTGGAAGAAGAACGCCGGCTCTGCTACGTGGGAATGACACGAGCGCGAGAAGAGTTGATTTTGACTTGCGCGGGAAGTCGAGCAGTTTTTGGACAGAGAAATTACAGCAGTCCGAGCCGATTCATTACAGAAGCAGGGTTGGAAATTGCTTCTAAATACGATGAAATTTATGGCGCGAGTTCCAATAAATTTAGTGACGATTTCGATCAAGGCTCAAGCCAATTTGATGGTTTTGACGAAGAAATATCTTACGAAGAATTTAATGATTTTTATGACGAAGGGCAATATTTACAGATTGGCGACCGTGTAAAATCGCCTGTCTTCGGCGCAGGAACAGTGCGCGGAATTGACGGCTCGGCTGTCGAAATCGAATTTTCAGGCGGAAAAATACGCAAACTCAACGCAGAGTTCGCAAGATTGGAGAAAATTAGTGACTAA